The Gracilimonas sediminicola sequence ATGTAACCCTTAAAGATTAGCATGGATCAAATTCCAGCTTTACCCGTATTCTTTGCCATAATTTTCGGTTTTCTGATTTCTGCGTGCACCCCACAGCCTCAGGTCACGGAACGCAATGTTTCCCGCATCATAGAAACGTTGAGCTCTGACCAAATGAAAGGCCGGCATGCCTTTGGGAATGGCATCGAAAAAGCCGCCGATTTCATATCTACCGAATATCAAGATATTGGCCTCTCTACCCTTCCCGGTAATAATAATTTCCGGCAGGAATTTTCAATTTATTCACTGAAACCCAGTCAGGCTTCGGTTTCAATAAATAACCGGGAGTTGGGAGATCAGCATTACTTCGGCCTTACCAATGCAGAAACCGTTAACTGGACGGCCGACAATTCCACGATCCATTATATTTCAGCAAAGGACGACTACCGGGATAAATTCAGTGAATACTCTTCTGATGATGAATCGTCTGTAATTATCGTTGATGAGGAACACGAAAAGTTATTTCATAAATACCGCACCTATTTCAGCCGGTCGAACCGGACGTTTGAGCTTGGTTCAAAACCTAACGACATCTTTGTGTTCTTTGACGGACGGGTTAACAATTATGATATAACCCTGCAGAATACCGTTAAAAGTCAGCAGCTTGCGAATGTTATCGGGAAAATTGAAGGGAAGCGTAAAAATGAAATTGTTCTTTTCTCCGCTCATTATGATCATATTGGTGTGGTTTCACCAGTGGATGAAGACTCCATTGCCAACGGCGCTAACGACAATGCCTCCGGTGTTTCAGCCGTCATAGAACTGGCTCGTTATTTTCAAAAAATGCCTACGCCGGAAAGAACCCTTTATTTTGTAGCTTTTACCGGCGAAGAAGTGGGTGGATACGGTTCTAAGTATTTTTCCCGGCAGATGAATCCCGATGAAATTGTTGCCATGTTTAACATAGAAATGATTGGTAAACCGGACGTTGACGGGGCAAATTCGGCCTGGATTACCGGTTTCGAAAAATCCACTTTTGGCGAAATTCTGCAAAACAG is a genomic window containing:
- a CDS encoding M20/M25/M40 family metallo-hydrolase — protein: MDQIPALPVFFAIIFGFLISACTPQPQVTERNVSRIIETLSSDQMKGRHAFGNGIEKAADFISTEYQDIGLSTLPGNNNFRQEFSIYSLKPSQASVSINNRELGDQHYFGLTNAETVNWTADNSTIHYISAKDDYRDKFSEYSSDDESSVIIVDEEHEKLFHKYRTYFSRSNRTFELGSKPNDIFVFFDGRVNNYDITLQNTVKSQQLANVIGKIEGKRKNEIVLFSAHYDHIGVVSPVDEDSIANGANDNASGVSAVIELARYFQKMPTPERTLYFVAFTGEEVGGYGSKYFSRQMNPDEIVAMFNIEMIGKPDVDGANSAWITGFEKSTFGEILQNSVSDSNFVFYPDPYPNQNLFYRSDNATLARLGVPAHTISTTPIDVDQDYHRVSDEFSTLDIPHVTNTIRAIAKAARVIISAEKTPTRISNGDENLTSND